Proteins encoded in a region of the Anopheles ziemanni chromosome 2, idAnoZiCoDA_A2_x.2, whole genome shotgun sequence genome:
- the LOC131287846 gene encoding endothelial differentiation-related factor 1 homolog has protein sequence MSESDWDTVTVLRKKAPKASALKTETAVNQARRQGIPVETTQKFNAGTNKQHGPAKNTAKLDRETDELRHKTLAPSVAKLIMQGRQSKGLSQKDLATAICEKPQIVNDYEAGRGIPNNLILGKIERVIGMKLRGKDIGTPMAPPGKK, from the exons ATGTCCGAAAGTGACTGGGACACCGTGACCGTATTGCGTAAAAAAGCACCAAAAGCATCCGCACTAAAGACTGAAACCGCCGTCAATCAGGCTCGCCGGCAGGGTATTCCTGTAGAAACGACTCAAAAAT TCAATGCCGGAACGAACAAGCAGCATGGTCCGGCAAAAAATACAGCAAAGCTGGATCGCGAGACGGACGAACTGCGCCACAAAACCTTGGCTCCGTCAGTCGCCAAACTGATTATGCAGGGTCGGCAATCGAAGGGCTTAAGCCAGAAGGATCTTGCCACG GCAATTTGTGAAAAGCCTCAGATCGTGAACGATTACGAGGCCGGTCGCGGAATCCCGAACAAtttgatcttgggcaaaatcGAGCGTGTGATTGGAATGAAATTGCGCGGAAAGGATATCGGCACCCCGATGGCGCCTCCCGGTAAGAAGTGA
- the LOC131284323 gene encoding proteasome subunit beta type-1 has translation MLGIENFPEYEVPGARKVQFYPYESNGGSVVAIAGDDFAVIGADTRLSSGYSIHTRTQNKLFRLSDKTVLASTGCWCDTLALTSLVKVRMQMYKDQHQKSMSTPAVAQMLSILMYNRRFFPYYVSNVLAGLDQSGKGVVYSYDPIGHCEMTTYRAGGSAGPLLQPVLDNQIGMKNMINVNPEPVSMEKAVSIIKDTFISATERDIYTGDSVIINIITKDGIKEETLQLRKD, from the exons ATGCTCGGAATCGAAAACTTCCCCGAATACGAAGTGCCTGGAGCGCGCAAGGTTCAGTTTTATCCTTACGAATCTAATGGAGG gaGCGTCGTCGCAATTGCCGGAGATGACTTTGCCGTTATTGGTGCGGACACTCGGTTGAGTTCGGGCTATTCGATCCACACCCGTACCCAGAACAAACTGTTCCGTTTGTCGGACAAAACGGTGCTAGCTTCCACCGGTTGCTGGTGCGATACCCTCGCGCTGACCAGTCTGGTCAAGGTGCGCATGCAGATGTACAAGGACCAGCACCAGAAGAGCATGTCGACTCCGGCCGTCGCGCAGATGCTGTCCATTCTGATGTACAACCGGCGCTTCTTCCCGTACTACGTGTCGAACGTGCTGGCCGGCTTGGACCAGAGCGGAAAGGGTGTCGTTTACAGCTACGACCCCATTGGTCACTGTGAGATGACAACCTACCGTGCGGGAGGTTCCGCCGGACCGCTACTGCAGCCGGTGCTGGACAATCAAATTGGCATGAAGAATATGATCAATGTAAACCCGGAACCGGTATCAATGGAAAAGGCCGTTTCGATTATCAAGGATACGTTCATTTCCGCAACGGAGCGTGATATCTACACGGGAGATTccgtcatcatcaacattatcACCAAGGATGGCATCAAGGAGGAGACACTACAACTTCGAAAGGATTAA
- the LOC131292681 gene encoding prostaglandin E synthase 2, with translation MATFRLGTIATITARFPLQNVTKVQRIGLVRRLATGGAPKKPTSTLGLALKGVAVGALVGTGWSGYNYFKGGVTDHMLHEHVGPKVLDKLPNVKIMRQIVNPKDDSGLDLVLFQFQTCPFCCKVRAFLDHSGLSYSVVEVDAVLRQDIRWSDSKKVPILLAKTKNGKYVQLTDSSMIVSAISSYLRDKTQDIGELATYYPSISYENDAGRKVFDIMNKYFLMFQEKKVDPRSKEVQEEERKWRAWADDHLVHLISPNVYRTKEEALETFEWFSDVGDWSIHFPKWERDLMVYVGAFAMWGISKRLKKRHELSDDVRSHIYDACDKWINEVEKKKSTFFGGSQPNLADLAVFGVLNSMEGCQAFKDCLENTKIGPWFYAVKEQVMKNRGKVL, from the exons ATGGCAACGTTCCGTTTGGGCACTATTGCGACGATAACGGCGAGATTTCCTCTACAGAATGTGACCAAAGTGCAGCGGATTGGTTTGGTACGTCGTTTGGCTACGGGAGGAGCACCGAAAAAGCCCACAAGTACACTCGGTCTGGCGCTGAAAGGTGTCGCGGTCGGTGCTCTGGTTGGAACGGGTTGGTCCGGCTACAACTACTTCAAAGGTGGAGTGACCGATCATATGCTTCACGAGCATGTGGGACCGAAGGTTCTTGATAAGCTACCGAATGTGAAGATTATGCGCCAAATCGTCAATCCGAAGGATGATTCTGGTCTGGATTTAgtattgtttcaatttcaaaccTGCCCGTTCTGCTGCAAG GTAAGAGCGTTTCTAGATCACAGTGGACTCTCCTATTCGGTGGTTGAGGTGGACGCCGTTCTCCGTCAGGATATACGGTGGTCGGATAGCAAAAAAGTACCGATCCTGTtggcaaaaaccaaaaacggaaAGTATGTTCAATTGACAGACTCGAGTATGATCGTCTCCGCGATATCCAGCTATCTTCGCGACAAGACACAGGACATCGGGGAACTGGCCACGTACTACCCATCCATATCGTACGAAAATGACGCTGGCAGAAAGGTTTTCGACATCATGAACAAATATTTCCTGATGTTCCAAGAGAAGAAAGTTGATCCACGATCGAAGGAAGTGCAAGA AGAGGAGCGAAAATGGCGCGCATGGGCAGACGATCATCTCGTGCACTTGATCTCCCCCAACGTGTACCGCACGAAAGAGGAAGCGCTGGaaacttttgaatggtttTCCGACGTCGGCGATTGGAGCATCCATTTTCCCAAATGGGAGCGCGATCTGATGGTCTACGTGGGGGCATTTGCAATGTGGGGCATTAGCAAACGTCTCAAAAAACGTCACGAGCTCAGCGACGATGTACGATCGCATATTTACGACGCGTGCGACAAATGGATCAATGAggtggagaagaagaaaagcaccTTTTTCGGTGGCTCGCAGCCCAATCTAGCCGATCTGGCAGTGTTTGGTGTCCTCAATAGCATGGAAGGATGCCAGGCATTTAAAGATTGTTTGGAAAACACGAAAATCGGTCCGTGGTTCTATGCCGTTAAAGAGCAGGTAATGAAAAATCGTGGAAAAGTACTTTAA